A genome region from Microplitis demolitor isolate Queensland-Clemson2020A chromosome 1, iyMicDemo2.1a, whole genome shotgun sequence includes the following:
- the LOC103569113 gene encoding WD repeat-containing protein 26, which yields MDNYRMMQQASNGAAVSNVPQQNGANPDSSGSHANGNAIPHCDGDVNGVNGESNQAVGPPKVMDKTNQDIVRLIGQHLKAVGLDRTADLLMQESGCRLDHPSAAKFRQHVMDGDWSKADHDLDELKSFLNNPNQSVVEMKFLLLEQKYLEFLEEGLVLEALHVLRNELTPLGHNTGRVHQLSAFMMCSGRDELQTRAGWDGKGSASRTALMDRLQRYLPPSIMLPPKRLQSLLCQAVEMQNQQCTYHITPNQPTLESVSLLVDHSCSKEHFPSHTTQVLNDHCDEVWYCKFSPDGLKLATGSKDMTVIIWDVDPETLKVTHRKTLEGHTYGVALIAWSPDSSHLIACGPEDCPELWLWSVDTPDCELRIKLTHSTEDSLTACAWHRDANKFVTGGLRGQFYQCDMDGNILDSWEGVRVKCLWCRSDGKTVLAADTHHRIRGYNFDELCDFTILQEDHPVMSFSVNKADRLVLLNVANQGVHLWDLQDRCLVRRFQGVTQGHFTIHSCFGGVNQDFIASGSEDNKVYVWHIKRELPIAVLTGHSRTVNCVSWNPVYHQMMASVSDDCTVRIWGPKSSSLDRPDNTKTASPDSNSSNGSGWHEMVS from the exons ATGGACAATTATCG gATGATGCAGCAGGCATCAAATGGAGCCGCGGTATCCAACGTTCCTCAGCAAAACGGAGCGAATCCAGACAGCAGTGGATCTCACGCTAACGGCAACGCTATTCCACATTGTGACGGTGATGTTAATGGTGTTAATGGGGAAAGCAATCAGGCTGTAGGACCGCCGAAAGTTATGGACAAGACAAACCAAGATATTGTTAGATTAATTGGCCAGCACTTGAAGGCAGTCGGACTTGA CCGGACTGCTGATTTGTTGATGCAAGAGTCGGGATGTCGGTTGGACCACCCATCGGCGGCAAAGTTCCGCCAGCATGTGATGGACGGGGACTGGAGCAAAGCCGACCATGACTTGGATGAATTGAAGTCATTCTTGAATAATCCGAACCAGAGTGTCGTggagatgaaatttttactgcTCGAACAAAAGTACCTGGAGTTTCTCGAAGAAGGCCTTGTTCTTGAGGCGCTGCACGTCTTGCGCAACGAATTGACACCTCTTGGACACAACACAGGACGTGTGCACCAGCTCTCTGCTTTTATGATGTGCAGCGGCCGGGATGAACTTCAG aCACGAGCTGGCTGGGACGGAAAAGGCTCGGCATCACGTACTGCTTTGATGGACAGATTACAAAGGTACCTACCGCCCTCGATAATGCTCCCGCCAAAGCGGCTGCAGTCTCTGCTTTGCCAAGCCGTTGAAATGCAGAATCAGCAGTGTACCTATCACATTACGCCTAATCAGCCGACACTCGAGAGCGTATCACTGCTGGTTGATCACAGCTGCAGCAAAGAACATTTTCCTTCTCACACAACCCAGGTGCTCAATGATCACTGCGACGAAGTCTGGTACTGCAAGTTCTCTCCGGACGGTTTGAAACTCGCCACCGGCTCTAAAGACATGACAGTAATCATCTGGGACGTTGATCCA gAAACATTAAAAGTCACGCACAGAAAGACTTTGGAAGGTCACACTTACGGCGTAGCTTTGATCGCTTGGAGCCCGGACAGCAGTCACCTGATTGCCTGCGGTCCGGAAGACTGTCCAGAGCTCTGGCTCTGGAGTGTCGACACTCCAGACTGCGAGCTGCGTATAAAACTAACTCACAGCACCGAGGATTCTCTCACTGCGTGTGCTTGGCATCGAGACGCGAATAAATTTGTCACTGGAGGTCTGAGAGGGCAATTCTATCAATGCGACATGGACGGAAACATTCTCGACTCGTGGGAAGGAGTCAGAGTCAAATGTCTTTGGTGTCGCAGCGATGGCAAGACCGTTCTAGCTGCTGACACTCATCATCGTATTCGCGGATACAATTTTGATGAACTTTGTGACTTTACAAT TTTGCAAGAGGATCATCCAGTTATGTCATTCAGCGTTAACAAAGCAGACAGATTAGTGCTGCTGAATGTCGCCAATCAGGGTGTGCACTTATGGGACCTGCAAGACAGATGCCTCGTTAGACGTTTCCAAGGCGTTACTCAAGGACATTTCACGATTCATAGTTGCTTCGGTGGTGTCAACCAGGACTTTATAGCTTCCGGTAGTgaag ataATAAAGTATATGTATGGCACATCAAACGTGAATTGCCGATAGCTGTCTTAACTGGACACAGTAGAACAGTAAATTGCGTCTCATGGAATCCAGTGTATCATCAAATGATGGCTTCAGTGTCTGATGATTGCACCGTACGGATATGGGGACCAAAATCTTCATCATTAGATCGTCCAGACAATACTAAAActg ccTCGCCAGACAGCAATTCGTCAAATGGAAGCGGCTGGCACGAAATGGTCTCGTAG